A window of the Brachybacterium sacelli genome harbors these coding sequences:
- a CDS encoding AAA family ATPase, which produces MSNPPNQPPSPQSAPQGPPGAPAAQGPAPGQGGPQRRPGEFAPTSSAISPGDLERSGSVISTISQVFQSRVVGQENLRMTLVGALAAGGHVLLESVPGLAKTTAASALASSITGSFARIQCTPDLMPNDILGTQIFNYGSGTFTTQLGPVHANVVLLDEINRSSAKTQSAMLEAMQERQTSIGGEVYRLPEPFMVLATQNPIEEEGTYVLPEAQMDRFLMKEILTYPRPGEEHEILDRSTAGSLTGPRQAVGTVTLEDVRFLQAMVDQVYVDPAVKRYIIDLVFTTRGSGPRPVPNLTQSVRVGASPRGSLALMRVGQAHALLNGRDYVTPDDVRAMRYGVLRHRLVLTFDALASGIKPEQIIDAVFHAVPMP; this is translated from the coding sequence ATGAGCAATCCACCCAACCAGCCGCCGAGCCCGCAGAGCGCGCCGCAGGGACCGCCGGGAGCGCCCGCCGCGCAGGGCCCGGCCCCGGGGCAGGGTGGCCCGCAGCGCCGCCCCGGCGAATTCGCGCCGACCTCCTCCGCGATCTCCCCGGGGGACCTCGAGCGCTCGGGATCGGTCATCTCGACCATCTCCCAGGTGTTCCAGTCCCGCGTGGTCGGGCAGGAGAACCTGCGCATGACCCTGGTCGGAGCGCTCGCAGCCGGCGGGCACGTGCTGCTGGAATCCGTGCCGGGCCTGGCCAAGACGACCGCGGCGAGCGCGCTGGCCTCCTCGATCACCGGCTCCTTCGCGCGCATCCAGTGCACGCCGGACCTGATGCCCAACGACATCCTCGGCACCCAGATCTTCAACTACGGCTCCGGCACCTTCACCACCCAGCTGGGGCCGGTGCACGCCAACGTCGTGCTGCTGGACGAGATCAACCGTTCCAGCGCGAAGACCCAGTCCGCCATGCTCGAGGCGATGCAGGAGCGGCAGACCTCGATCGGCGGGGAGGTGTACCGCCTTCCCGAGCCGTTCATGGTGCTGGCCACCCAGAACCCGATCGAGGAGGAGGGCACCTACGTCCTGCCCGAGGCGCAGATGGACCGCTTCCTCATGAAGGAGATCCTGACCTACCCGCGCCCCGGCGAGGAGCACGAGATCCTGGACCGCTCCACGGCGGGCAGCCTGACCGGGCCGCGCCAGGCCGTCGGCACGGTGACCCTCGAGGACGTGCGCTTCCTGCAGGCGATGGTCGATCAGGTCTACGTCGACCCAGCCGTGAAGCGCTACATCATCGACCTGGTCTTCACGACCCGTGGCTCCGGCCCGCGCCCGGTGCCGAACCTGACGCAGTCGGTGCGCGTCGGGGCGAGCCCTCGCGGCTCCCTCGCGCTGATGCGCGTGGGCCAGGCCCACGCCCTGCTGAACGGACGCGACTACGTCACGCCCGACGACGTCCGGGCGATGCGCTACGGGGTGCTGCGTCACCGCCTCGTCCTCACCTTCGATGCCCTGGCCAGCGGGATCAAGCCCGAACAGATCATCGATGCGGTGTTCCACGCCGTGCCGATGCCCTGA
- a CDS encoding DUF58 domain-containing protein → MATSLLTRVKARVDLHTSNRARGLIQGRGRSLFKGSGEDFDDLKYYQPGDKISEIDWKATARSGEPLIRRFNEERVRHLSIVADTSSAMAATAADGTSKREAMILAAGMVCFLAQKNGDLVGLVAGNDNRPVQLPSRSSDGHLELLLRSVQQATTTAAPTADSSWLLERAFRVTSHSTLMTIITDEAHPTVEDFTLLRRLTTRHDVLVIRIADADPLQSGELDHDVVDVDTPREVGAMARSSKRVAQDVAAYRRARREGITEMLDRLHVSHMITSGETTVVEDMIAMLQSREYRHARA, encoded by the coding sequence ATGGCGACCTCCCTGCTGACCCGGGTCAAGGCCCGGGTCGACCTGCACACCTCGAACCGGGCGCGCGGCCTGATCCAGGGCCGCGGGCGCTCGCTGTTCAAGGGCAGCGGCGAGGACTTCGACGACCTGAAGTACTACCAGCCCGGCGACAAGATCTCCGAGATCGACTGGAAGGCCACGGCGCGCTCCGGGGAACCGCTGATCCGGCGGTTCAACGAGGAGCGGGTGCGCCACCTCTCGATCGTCGCGGACACCTCCTCGGCGATGGCTGCGACCGCCGCCGACGGCACCTCCAAGCGGGAGGCGATGATCCTCGCGGCCGGCATGGTCTGCTTCCTCGCCCAGAAGAACGGTGACCTGGTGGGCCTGGTCGCGGGCAATGACAACCGTCCCGTCCAGCTTCCCTCGCGCTCGAGCGACGGGCATCTGGAGCTGCTGCTGCGCAGCGTGCAGCAGGCCACCACCACCGCGGCCCCGACCGCCGACAGCTCCTGGCTGCTCGAGCGCGCCTTCCGCGTCACCTCCCACTCCACGCTGATGACGATCATCACCGACGAGGCGCATCCGACGGTCGAGGACTTCACGCTGCTGCGGCGGCTGACCACCCGGCACGACGTCCTCGTGATCCGCATCGCCGACGCCGATCCGCTGCAGAGCGGCGAACTGGACCACGACGTGGTGGACGTCGACACCCCGCGGGAGGTGGGTGCGATGGCCCGCTCCTCGAAGCGGGTGGCGCAGGACGTCGCGGCCTACCGGCGGGCTCGCCGTGAGGGCATCACCGAGATGCTCGACCGCCTGCACGTCAGCCACATGATCACCAGCGGCGAGACCACGGTGGTCGAGGACATGATCGCCATGCTGCAGTCCAGGGAGTACCGCCATGCGCGTGCCTGA
- a CDS encoding vWA domain-containing protein: MVMTFWWVTALLLLAALAVWAITFWNRRAMRKAPVLVANSQYLDRIPSFVRAQRVAKVVRVLQVGIAVLGVVAASVLSGRISTERIETPDFSSRDIVLCLDVSGSMYEYDTEILATFAEMVDSFQGERVALTIFNSTSRTVFPLTNDYDLIKRELQEGAEAIDFDEFGYRLGNRDYSDEKVRKYVDFVEGTRGIADEASVVPDGLASCGQVFDQAEEDRSRSIILATDNEVNGEPIYTLQEATESVAAREIDLYTFYPGAYECGPQCFEELKTATEDQDGELYESSDPNAIPSIIDEIQKTQAKAMGAEPTVVRTDHPAVGFVLTFLSLVGILVLGWRAR; this comes from the coding sequence ATGGTCATGACGTTCTGGTGGGTCACGGCCCTGCTGCTGCTCGCGGCGCTCGCCGTCTGGGCGATCACGTTCTGGAACCGCCGCGCGATGCGCAAGGCGCCGGTCCTGGTGGCCAACTCGCAGTACCTCGACCGCATCCCCAGCTTCGTGCGCGCCCAGCGGGTGGCGAAGGTGGTGCGCGTCCTGCAGGTCGGCATAGCCGTGCTCGGCGTCGTCGCGGCCTCCGTCCTCTCCGGGCGGATCTCCACCGAAAGGATCGAGACCCCGGACTTCTCCTCCCGTGACATCGTGCTGTGCCTGGACGTGTCCGGGTCGATGTACGAGTACGACACCGAGATCCTGGCCACCTTCGCCGAGATGGTCGACTCCTTCCAGGGGGAGCGGGTGGCGCTGACGATCTTCAACTCGACCAGCCGCACCGTCTTCCCCTTGACCAACGACTACGACCTGATCAAGCGCGAGCTCCAGGAGGGCGCCGAGGCGATCGACTTCGACGAGTTCGGTTACCGCCTGGGCAACCGCGACTACTCGGACGAGAAGGTGCGCAAGTACGTGGACTTCGTCGAGGGCACCCGCGGCATCGCCGACGAGGCCTCGGTGGTCCCGGACGGTCTGGCCTCCTGCGGCCAGGTGTTCGACCAGGCGGAGGAGGATCGCTCGCGCTCGATCATCCTGGCCACCGACAACGAGGTCAACGGGGAGCCGATCTACACCCTGCAGGAGGCCACCGAGTCGGTCGCCGCGCGCGAGATCGACCTGTACACGTTCTACCCGGGGGCCTACGAGTGCGGTCCCCAGTGCTTCGAGGAGCTGAAGACGGCGACCGAGGACCAGGACGGTGAGCTCTACGAGTCCTCGGACCCGAACGCGATCCCGTCGATCATCGACGAGATCCAGAAGACGCAGGCCAAGGCGATGGGAGCGGAGCCGACCGTGGTACGGACCGACCACCCGGCCGTCGGGTTCGTGCTGACCTTCCTCTCGCTGGTCGGCATCCTGGTGCTGGGATGGAGGGCACGCTGA
- a CDS encoding VWA domain-containing protein, which yields MEGTLMRLEYLMPLWAIIPLFGAMLIVCGVLLIRRPRQRVAWLRRGLMVVLLLMVALRPVTPLDSEQTERMNANVFFVVDRTGSMNAEDYAGDQPRLEGVKADMKRIMDQTEGSRYSVIAFDSTATQQLPLTTDAGAATAWIDTLTTEPTAYSQGSNVDRPLESLLVELSATQREDPESQTLVYFLSDGENTDEKESESFSQAAGYIDAGAVLGYGTAEGGPMKANGGPQDGEYITGPDGQQGISSIDEEQLQTIASDMGVPYIHRDDPEAEIEGTMDGITLRPIPVESSRDVTSFQDWYWIASIPLAALLIWELGEMTYRLPRKLDRHDISGAQR from the coding sequence ATGGAGGGCACGCTGATGCGCCTGGAGTACCTCATGCCCCTGTGGGCGATCATCCCGTTGTTCGGCGCGATGCTGATCGTCTGCGGCGTGCTGCTGATCCGTCGGCCCCGCCAGCGCGTGGCGTGGCTGCGTCGTGGGCTGATGGTGGTGCTGCTGCTGATGGTCGCGCTGCGACCGGTGACGCCGCTGGACAGTGAGCAGACCGAGCGGATGAACGCCAACGTCTTCTTCGTCGTGGACCGCACCGGTTCGATGAACGCCGAGGACTACGCGGGCGACCAGCCGCGGCTCGAGGGCGTCAAGGCCGACATGAAGCGCATCATGGACCAGACCGAGGGTTCGCGCTACTCGGTCATCGCCTTCGACTCCACAGCCACCCAGCAGCTGCCGCTGACCACCGACGCGGGGGCCGCCACGGCCTGGATCGACACGCTGACCACCGAGCCCACCGCGTACTCGCAGGGATCGAACGTGGACCGGCCGCTGGAGTCCCTCCTGGTCGAGCTCTCCGCGACCCAGCGCGAGGACCCCGAGTCGCAGACCCTGGTCTACTTCCTCTCCGACGGGGAGAACACCGACGAGAAGGAGTCGGAGTCCTTCAGCCAGGCCGCCGGCTACATCGACGCCGGGGCGGTGCTCGGCTACGGCACCGCCGAGGGCGGGCCGATGAAGGCCAACGGCGGGCCGCAGGACGGCGAGTACATCACCGGTCCGGACGGCCAGCAGGGCATCTCCTCGATCGACGAGGAGCAGCTGCAGACCATCGCCTCCGACATGGGTGTGCCCTACATCCACCGCGACGATCCCGAGGCCGAGATCGAGGGGACCATGGACGGCATCACGCTGCGGCCGATCCCCGTCGAATCCTCCCGTGACGTGACCAGCTTCCAGGACTGGTACTGGATCGCCTCGATCCCGCTGGCGGCCCTGCTGATCTGGGAGCTGGGGGAGATGACCTACCGCCTGCCGCGTAAGCTGGATCGCCACGACATCTCAGGAGCGCAGAGATGA
- a CDS encoding cysteine desulfurase family protein, with amino-acid sequence MVNAAADCGSPGGTPEEHRAYLDHAATTVMRPVAREAFLEASTVRGNPSSVHASGRRARAVLDDALEAIAELLGVPRSWLIMTSGGTEADNLAIRAVALGALAADPSRTAVAVAATDHPAVIATARSLAGLTPAIRARTLPVDSRGVLRADDAAQQLADGAVGVLSAALVNNETGARQDLAALAALARPHGTLVHTDAVQGVGHADLPSWNDVDLLSLSGHKIGAPVGVGVLVAKPEVPFGVASTGGGQQRGVRSGTLDLAHAAAFAAALRATLEEREQENVRVRGLARRLREGILAIDPDARFTLAEDSPQSGHIVHVVFPGADSDSLLFLLDERGVDSSAGSACSAGVTQASPVLAAMGMTDAQARGALRLSLGWTSTEHDVEVLLRALPESLSRARAVGALFG; translated from the coding sequence GTGGTGAACGCGGCGGCGGACTGCGGGTCGCCCGGCGGCACCCCGGAGGAGCACCGCGCGTATCTCGACCATGCCGCCACCACGGTGATGCGCCCGGTCGCGCGCGAGGCCTTCCTCGAGGCGTCGACCGTGCGGGGCAATCCCTCCTCGGTGCATGCCTCGGGGCGACGGGCCCGAGCCGTGCTCGACGACGCGCTGGAGGCGATCGCGGAGCTGCTCGGGGTGCCGCGCAGCTGGCTGATCATGACCTCCGGCGGCACCGAGGCGGACAACCTGGCGATCCGCGCGGTCGCCCTCGGAGCCCTCGCGGCGGACCCGAGCCGCACGGCGGTGGCGGTCGCGGCCACGGACCATCCCGCGGTCATCGCCACCGCTCGCTCGCTGGCCGGGCTCACGCCCGCGATCCGGGCGCGCACGCTGCCCGTGGACTCCCGCGGCGTCCTGCGCGCCGACGATGCCGCGCAGCAGCTGGCCGACGGTGCGGTGGGCGTGCTCAGCGCGGCGCTGGTGAACAACGAGACCGGCGCGCGGCAGGACCTGGCCGCCCTCGCCGCGCTCGCCCGGCCCCACGGCACGCTCGTGCACACCGATGCGGTCCAGGGCGTGGGCCACGCCGATCTTCCCTCCTGGAACGACGTCGACCTGCTGTCGCTGTCCGGGCACAAGATCGGCGCCCCGGTCGGGGTGGGTGTCCTGGTCGCGAAGCCCGAAGTGCCCTTCGGGGTGGCCAGCACCGGCGGGGGTCAGCAGCGTGGAGTGCGCTCGGGGACGCTGGACCTCGCCCATGCGGCCGCCTTCGCCGCGGCGCTGCGCGCGACGCTCGAGGAGCGGGAACAGGAGAACGTCCGGGTGCGGGGACTGGCGCGGCGACTGCGCGAAGGCATCCTCGCGATCGATCCCGATGCGCGCTTCACCCTCGCGGAGGACTCCCCCCAGTCCGGCCATATCGTGCACGTGGTGTTCCCGGGCGCGGACTCCGACTCGCTGCTGTTCCTGCTGGACGAGCGGGGGGTGGACTCCTCCGCGGGCTCGGCGTGCTCGGCCGGCGTCACCCAGGCCAGCCCCGTGCTCGCGGCGATGGGCATGACCGATGCTCAGGCGCGCGGCGCCCTGCGG